In Deferribacterota bacterium, the genomic stretch ATATAATCTATGTCAGCCTTTTCTATCATCTCCAATCCAGGCTCAATAATATCTCCCCACATCATTGAACCTGAACCAATAGATACCTTTTTTACACTCAAGACACACTCCTTTGTGTATTTATTTTTTCAAATCCCTTTTTTTTATCTTCCCTGTTATCGTAAGGGGTAATTCATCTCAATAATACTCTACTCACTCTCAATTCTCACTAATGTTGCAAAGGCATCAACCTGATCCCCCTTTGCAACAAGAATTTCTCCTACTTCGCCATCAACAGAAGCTTTTAATTCATTTGACATTTTCATTGACTCTAAAACCACAACTGTTTGACCCTTTGATATATGTTGACCGGCCTCCACTAAAACCTCTTTAATTAAGCCAGGCATTGGTGCTTTTATATCCTTTTCACTCTCTTGCTCTATTAATTCTTCCTCGCTTTCCTCTGAAATCTTATAAAAGGCATCATCAGCCCACAAATTTAAGCTATCCTTTTCCTGGAAATATGAGATTTTTATATATCTGTTATCCTCTTTAACAAACAATCCATCACCAATCTTATTAATTTCGTATCTATAGCTCTTGTCATCTATTTTAACAATAAAACAATTATCCTTCATATCTAATTCATATTCCCATAGCTTGTTGTTAATCTTTATAATCTCACCCATAATTATCCCCTGAAATTTGTCAAATACTGCCAACACTCTTTTAACATATACTTATCCCCATAGGCATATTCATTTGTAACCCCTTGGGAGCTCAAATAATAATAGCATGCAACAGCTATTGGAATATATTTCTCGTTTTCATCAAAAAGTTTTTCATAATGTTTATTAATAAAATTTGTATCGTATTCCCCTTTTCTAAATTCTGGGTGTTTAATAATATTCATAATAAAAGAGATTGTGGTCTTTATAGGTAAAATATGATAATTAGACAAAGCTTTGTACAACCTATATAACGACTGATTCCTATCTGTACCTTTTGCTATAACCTTTGATATAATAGGATCATAGTGTATTGGAACTTCATAACCCTTATATGCTCCATCATCTAAACGAATACCTGCACCATAGGGTATTTCATAATAATTAATCTTGCCAATTGATGGGATAAAATTATTTTCTGGATCCTCTGCATAAATTCTTGCCTCTACTGCATGGCCTTTAGGTATATTTATAATATCCTGATTAAACGATAAGCTTTTACCAAAGGCCACTTCAATTTGGTTACTGACAAGATCTATTCCTGTAATTTCTTCAGTTACAGGATGCTCTACCTGTATCCTTGCATTTACCTCTAAAAAATAAAAATTTTTATTCTTATCAACCATAAATTCAACTGTACCGGCAGAGTCATAAGCAATCTTTTTGATAAGCTTTAATGCTGCCTCACCCATAGATTTTGCCTGCATTCTATCAATTGTTGCAGAAGGACTCTCTTCAACAATCTTTTGATATCTCCTCTGAATTGAGCACTCCCTTTCAGGGAAATAGTAAGCATTGCCATGCTTATCAGCTAATACTTGAATTTCAATATGATGAGGCTCTTCTAAAAGCTTCTCAAAATAAATGGTAGGATCTGCAAAGGAT encodes the following:
- a CDS encoding acetyl-CoA carboxylase biotin carboxyl carrier protein subunit, encoding MGEIIKINNKLWEYELDMKDNCFIVKIDDKSYRYEINKIGDGLFVKEDNRYIKISYFQEKDSLNLWADDAFYKISEESEEELIEQESEKDIKAPMPGLIKEVLVEAGQHISKGQTVVVLESMKMSNELKASVDGEVGEILVAKGDQVDAFATLVRIESE
- a CDS encoding biotin carboxylase N-terminal domain-containing protein; the encoded protein is MEYSGCEKKRILVANRGEIAIRILKAIRELGHIAIAIYSEVDKYSPHLAFADEAYFIGESEASKSYLNIDSIIEVAKKNKIDGIHPGYGFLAENTRFAEAVKSSNIVWIGPHPKSMYDVGDKIRAREIAKSAGVPIIPGVTLDNNVDPMDAAKSLGFPILIKASAGGGGKGMRIVRDESELIDSVNIARKEAESSFADPTIYFEKLLEEPHHIEIQVLADKHGNAYYFPERECSIQRRYQKIVEESPSATIDRMQAKSMGEAALKLIKKIAYDSAGTVEFMVDKNKNFYFLEVNARIQVEHPVTEEITGIDLVSNQIEVAFGKSLSFNQDIINIPKGHAVEARIYAEDPENNFIPSIGKINYYEIPYGAGIRLDDGAYKGYEVPIHYDPIISKVIAKGTDRNQSLYRLYKALSNYHILPIKTTISFIMNIIKHPEFRKGEYDTNFINKHYEKLFDENEKYIPIAVACYYYLSSQGVTNEYAYGDKYMLKECWQYLTNFRG